A genomic segment from Acidaminococcales bacterium encodes:
- the flhB gene encoding flagellar biosynthesis protein FlhB codes for MVFDLQLFAGEKTEEATPKRKQEARGKGQVAKSVEINSAFIMLAAFYFLSLNGQYMIGELKKLMLYMFSEFGRTAFDVDSIQSLTLFMITFFLKIVIPLMLVIALIGLLINYLQVGFMFNPGLLFPDFSRINPMSGLSRIFFSKAALVNLVKSLLKIAIIGYFIYTFVEKQVHILPGLIGEDVERGSLFFGGLIIDLGFRVGAVMLVIAAFDYYYQWYTHRENLKMTKQEIKEEYKQTEGNPQIKSRIRSKQRELAMRRMMQEVPKADVVITNPTHFAVALKYSAGMPAPLVVAKGQDYIALKIKETANDSKVTIVENKSLARALYQTADIGEYIPFELYQAVAEVLAYVYKLKRRLA; via the coding sequence TTGGTTTTTGACCTGCAGCTGTTCGCAGGCGAAAAGACCGAAGAGGCAACGCCCAAGCGCAAGCAGGAAGCCCGCGGGAAAGGCCAGGTCGCCAAAAGCGTCGAGATAAATTCCGCGTTTATTATGCTGGCGGCGTTTTATTTTTTGAGCCTCAACGGCCAGTATATGATCGGCGAACTGAAAAAATTGATGCTGTACATGTTTTCCGAATTTGGCCGCACGGCTTTTGACGTTGATTCCATACAATCGCTTACCTTGTTCATGATCACATTTTTTTTGAAGATAGTCATCCCGCTTATGCTGGTGATCGCGCTGATCGGCCTTTTGATCAATTATTTGCAGGTCGGCTTCATGTTCAACCCCGGACTTTTGTTTCCTGATTTCAGCAGGATAAATCCCATGAGCGGGCTTTCCCGGATATTTTTTTCCAAGGCCGCGCTGGTCAATTTGGTAAAATCTTTGTTGAAAATAGCAATAATCGGTTATTTTATCTACACTTTCGTGGAAAAACAGGTGCATATATTGCCGGGGCTGATTGGCGAAGACGTTGAGCGCGGAAGCCTGTTTTTCGGCGGGCTGATAATAGACCTTGGTTTTCGCGTGGGCGCCGTTATGCTGGTGATCGCGGCTTTCGATTATTATTATCAATGGTATACGCACAGGGAAAACCTGAAGATGACCAAACAGGAAATTAAGGAAGAGTACAAGCAGACGGAAGGCAACCCGCAGATCAAAAGCAGGATTCGCTCCAAACAGCGCGAGTTGGCCATGCGCAGGATGATGCAGGAAGTTCCGAAAGCGGACGTGGTCATAACCAACCCGACCCATTTCGCGGTCGCGCTGAAATATTCGGCGGGCATGCCCGCGCCTTTGGTGGTAGCCAAAGGCCAGGACTATATCGCCCTTAAAATAAAAGAAACCGCCAATGACAGCAAAGTTACGATTGTCGAAAACAAGTCTTTGGCCAGGGCGCTTTATCAGACGGCCGATATCGGCGAATACATACCTTTCGAGCTTTACCAGGCGGTGGCCGAAGTGCTCGCTTACGTCTACAAGCTAAAGCGCCGCCTGGCCTGA